A DNA window from Limanda limanda chromosome 6, fLimLim1.1, whole genome shotgun sequence contains the following coding sequences:
- the im:7138535 gene encoding protein FAM98B: MERSGGTVSAIKASGYPGSSCRTRCECDELPCPLLSWLSAELRRVCPELRDSVGTGNVLLVGELRTLLSDMFSPLTVLMSEVLDPSVLNKVTEFLVSELQAAHMIKRQESHPEEKTTGDESEKEQRVVDHSHEDEDCSDKERRKAEMQAEWILVLHALNMDASSQYEDVLTEVESRLARLPCGAMMEPLLNTNLRSEQWVQVKKIGQVMSKDYQCRWHMMTKRFQVTLESFGWGDNQKERREALASVPPLESLAHSSQVSLSRLLAAREDQSFIEPIKAGKSTAVYKIRMGSVPDRGGRPGEIEPPMPVWGERSAKGNRGGRGGGHHHRRKFPEKKGKNL, encoded by the exons ATGGAGAGAAGCGGGGGGACAGTTTCCGCCATTAAAGCTTCAGG GTACCCGGGCAGCAGCTGCCGGACCCGGTGTGAGTGTGACGAGCTCCCGTGCCCGCTGCTCAGCTGGTTGTCTGCAGAGCTGAGGAGGGTCTGTCCGGAGCTGAGGG actCAGTTGGAACAGGCAATGTGTTGCTGGTGGGCGAGCTGAGAACTTTACTATCAGACatgttctctcctctcaccgTGCTGATGTCAGAGGTGCTGGATCCAAGTGTCCTCAACAAAGTCACTG AATTCCTTGTATCAGAACTGCAAGCAGCTCACATGATTAAGCGTCAGGAATCACATCCTGAGGAGAAGACAACAGGAGACGAGTCTGAAAAAGAGCAGCGAGTTGTAGATCACAGCCATGAAGACGAAGATTGCTCtgacaaagagaggaggaaggctGAGATGCAGGCGGAGTGGATATTAGTGTTGCATGCACTTAACATGGACGCCTCTTCCCAATATGAGGATGTGTTGACTGAA GTGGAGTCCAGACTCGCTCGTCTACCATGTGGAGCCATGATGGAGCCTCTGCTTAACACCAACCTCCGCTCAGAGCAGTGG GTTCAAGTTAAAAAGATCGGTCAGGTCATGTCCAAGGATTATCAGTGTCGCTGGCATATGATGACCAAACGCTTTCAGGTCACACTTGAGTCCTTTGGATGGGGAGACAACCAAAAG GAGCGCAGAGAAGCGCTTGCCTCGGTGCCTCCTCTCGAGTCCCTCGCCCACTCCTCCCAAGTGTCTCTGTCTCGTCTGCTTGCTGCCAGAGAGGATCAGTCCTTCATTGAGCCGATCAAGGCTGGAAAAAGCACTGCCGTGTACAAG ATACGGATGGGCAGTGTACCCGACAGAGGAGGACGACCGGGGGAAATTGAGCCGCCTATGCCAGTGTGGGGAGAGCGAAGCGCGAAAGGGAACCGGGGGGGTCGAGGAGGTGGACACCATCATCGGCGTAAATTTCcagaaaagaaagggaaaaaccTGTAA